A genomic window from Paraburkholderia phytofirmans OLGA172 includes:
- a CDS encoding transporter substrate-binding domain-containing protein → MNQPQVAQSNARRVFATLAATLAFTGLGALCAFSSAAHADALDNIAKSGTVRIGVFEDYPPFGSIGPDMKPMGYDIDVANLIGHALNAKVELVQVTGDNRMAYLADHKADMLLSVGQTPEREKVIDFSQPYAPYYLAVFGPKTLPVKNAADLAGKSISVARGTLEDLSVSKIAPPSATIKRFDDPNGAISAFLSGQVQLMVVGNDVGATILARHPANDPEQKFSLFSSPDHVGLNKNEPRLKQKVDETIAKARKDGTMNAISQKWLRAPLPADL, encoded by the coding sequence ATGAACCAGCCCCAAGTTGCCCAATCGAACGCACGCCGCGTCTTCGCCACCCTCGCCGCGACGCTCGCCTTCACCGGCCTCGGCGCGCTGTGCGCCTTTTCGTCGGCCGCGCATGCCGACGCGCTCGACAACATCGCCAAGTCCGGCACGGTACGCATCGGCGTATTCGAGGACTACCCGCCGTTCGGCTCGATCGGCCCGGACATGAAGCCGATGGGCTACGACATCGACGTCGCCAACCTGATCGGCCATGCCCTCAACGCGAAAGTCGAACTCGTGCAGGTGACGGGCGACAACCGCATGGCCTACCTCGCCGACCACAAGGCTGACATGCTGCTTTCCGTGGGCCAGACGCCGGAGCGCGAAAAGGTGATCGACTTCTCGCAGCCCTACGCGCCCTACTACCTCGCCGTGTTCGGCCCGAAGACGCTGCCCGTGAAGAACGCCGCCGATCTCGCCGGCAAGTCGATTTCCGTCGCGCGCGGCACGCTGGAAGACCTGAGTGTCAGCAAGATCGCGCCGCCCAGCGCGACCATCAAGCGTTTCGACGATCCTAACGGCGCAATTTCGGCGTTTCTTTCTGGTCAGGTACAGTTGATGGTAGTCGGCAACGACGTCGGCGCAACCATTCTCGCGCGTCATCCGGCGAACGATCCGGAGCAGAAGTTCTCGCTGTTCAGCTCGCCGGACCACGTCGGTTTGAACAAGAACGAGCCGCGTCTGAAGCAGAAAGTCGACGAAACGATTGCCAAGGCCCGCAAGGACGGCACCATGAACGCGATTTCGCAGAAATGGCTGCGTGCGCCGCTGCCGGCCGACCTCTGA
- a CDS encoding ABC transporter ATP-binding protein: protein MTHLTLQAVTKRFNAAYAVDSVDLSVPDGKLVCFLGPSGCGKTTLLRMIAGLETPSSGSINFAGRDITHLPANQRDFGMVFQSLALFPHMTVAQNVAYPLKLRKTAKDAQARRVAELLELIQLPHMANRPVTQLSGGQRQRVAIARAIASQPKLLLLDEPLSALDAKLREAMQVEIRLLQQRLGITTIMVTHDQREAMTMADEIVVMEKGRIAQVGKPLDIYRDPVSEFVADFIGLGNILPVTYDGAGGVSLPGGRRIAVAQPARVPESSSDIRLLIRPEDVCVKSASDNALQNRAGQNRLAGTVTFIRDVGASLEATIDCAGFTLTAATTPRETPGLTLGMPVFAELPPHACKLIAARAAH from the coding sequence ATGACCCATCTGACCTTGCAGGCCGTGACCAAGCGCTTCAACGCGGCGTATGCCGTCGACAGCGTCGATCTGAGCGTGCCCGACGGCAAGCTGGTGTGCTTTCTCGGGCCGTCCGGCTGCGGCAAGACCACGCTCTTGCGGATGATCGCCGGGTTGGAAACGCCGAGTTCCGGCAGCATCAACTTTGCTGGCCGCGACATCACGCATCTGCCTGCCAATCAGCGCGACTTTGGCATGGTGTTTCAGTCGCTCGCGCTGTTTCCGCATATGACGGTCGCGCAAAACGTCGCGTATCCGCTCAAGCTGCGCAAGACCGCAAAAGACGCGCAAGCGCGCCGCGTCGCTGAATTGCTGGAGCTGATCCAGTTGCCGCATATGGCGAACCGGCCAGTCACGCAACTCTCCGGCGGCCAGCGGCAACGCGTGGCGATTGCCCGCGCAATCGCATCGCAACCGAAACTGCTGCTGCTCGACGAACCGCTCTCCGCGCTCGACGCCAAACTGCGCGAAGCGATGCAGGTCGAAATCCGCCTGTTGCAACAGCGTCTCGGCATCACGACGATCATGGTGACGCACGACCAGCGCGAAGCGATGACGATGGCCGACGAGATCGTGGTGATGGAGAAAGGCCGGATTGCGCAGGTCGGCAAACCGCTCGATATTTATCGCGACCCGGTCAGCGAATTCGTCGCTGACTTCATCGGGCTCGGCAACATCCTGCCGGTCACCTATGACGGCGCGGGCGGCGTCAGTCTGCCGGGCGGAAGGCGCATTGCAGTTGCGCAACCGGCGCGCGTGCCGGAATCCAGCAGCGACATCCGTCTGCTGATCCGGCCGGAAGACGTGTGCGTCAAATCCGCATCCGACAATGCGTTGCAAAACCGTGCGGGGCAGAACCGGCTCGCGGGCACGGTGACTTTTATCCGCGACGTGGGGGCGTCGCTCGAAGCGACGATCGATTGCGCAGGTTTCACCCTGACTGCCGCGACCACGCCGCGCGAAACACCGGGGCTGACGCTCGGCATGCCGGTATTCGCGGAATTGCCACCGCACGCATGTAAGCTGATCGCCGCACGCGCGGCGCATTGA
- a CDS encoding ABC transporter permease: MSTPIQTPRLTPSPRLPRLPRLPTTMPGQLGKATALLAAVVLFLAALPILTMITMSFSAADTLEFPPHAYGLHWYRAAWHSFVSPDASDSLSMGAALSTSLIVALSTMVIATLVSVPAAYALSRYRFRGKPAVEQLVALPLVYPLVMLGLSLLLVFNVLPVELGVFRLIIAHVILALPFTVKNCAASVASIGPEFEEAACVMGASPSRALIDVILPLMRPGILAGMLFAFIVSFNEFTVTFFLYGIDTMTLPVWLYSRTVSSLDPTVFCFAVFIVAIDFALIWLLEKLIGDEGVAL; this comes from the coding sequence ATGAGCACGCCGATCCAGACTCCGCGTCTGACGCCTTCACCGCGCCTTCCGCGTTTGCCGCGTTTGCCGACCACCATGCCCGGCCAGCTCGGCAAGGCCACCGCGCTGCTCGCCGCCGTCGTGCTGTTTCTTGCCGCGCTGCCGATCCTGACGATGATCACCATGTCGTTCAGCGCGGCCGACACGCTCGAATTCCCGCCGCACGCCTACGGCTTGCATTGGTACCGCGCGGCGTGGCACAGCTTCGTCTCGCCGGACGCTAGCGACTCGCTCTCCATGGGCGCCGCGCTCAGCACGAGCCTGATCGTTGCGCTCTCGACGATGGTCATCGCCACGCTCGTCTCGGTGCCCGCCGCCTACGCATTGAGCCGTTACCGCTTTCGTGGCAAACCCGCGGTCGAACAACTGGTGGCGTTGCCGCTCGTCTATCCACTGGTGATGCTCGGCCTGTCGCTGCTGCTGGTGTTCAACGTGCTGCCGGTCGAGCTCGGCGTGTTCCGCCTGATCATCGCGCATGTGATTCTGGCGCTGCCGTTCACCGTGAAAAATTGCGCGGCGTCGGTGGCCTCGATCGGCCCGGAGTTCGAGGAAGCGGCCTGCGTGATGGGCGCGAGCCCGAGCCGCGCACTGATCGACGTGATCCTGCCGCTCATGCGCCCCGGCATTCTCGCCGGCATGCTGTTCGCGTTCATCGTCTCGTTCAACGAATTCACGGTGACGTTCTTCCTGTACGGCATCGACACGATGACGCTGCCGGTGTGGCTCTACAGCCGCACGGTGTCGTCGCTCGATCCGACCGTGTTCTGTTTCGCCGTCTTCATCGTCGCGATCGACTTCGCGCTGATCTGGCTGCTCGAAAAGCTGATCGGCGACGAAGGGGTGGCGCTTTGA
- a CDS encoding ABC transporter permease, translated as MLARFSRRVSSTSGAASDSASGDASGAASGSPGAASGAPDEQASTALAKARPWLLLAPILLFLAILGAAALVVLRMSFGTQGNEWHGFTLQNYADLLDGYFLKSLWLTLKLAFQSMICAVLLAIPVALAMARTKSRLARRLLLAGVLLPLLVNLLLQGYGWLIILGPAGLLNHALLGSGLVERPVMWLYREHGVLLGLIQTAFPLAVLPLSSAMRAVSGSYEEAAATLGATRGQTLRHVLLPLAMPGLVSGALLVFAYNASAFAVPLLLGGRRVPMLAVLVHDQVAPLLNWPAASASGVVLMIATLTVMALSQRLVRRTQRLAEEPHA; from the coding sequence ATGCTCGCGCGCTTCTCGCGGCGTGTTTCGTCTACGTCGGGTGCGGCATCGGACTCGGCGTCAGGTGATGCGTCAGGCGCGGCTTCCGGTTCGCCCGGCGCTGCATCCGGCGCACCGGACGAGCAGGCGTCCACGGCGCTCGCGAAAGCGCGCCCCTGGCTTCTGCTCGCGCCGATCCTGCTATTTCTCGCCATACTCGGCGCGGCAGCGCTCGTCGTGCTGCGCATGAGCTTCGGCACCCAGGGCAACGAATGGCACGGCTTCACGCTGCAGAACTACGCCGATCTCCTCGATGGCTATTTCCTGAAGTCGTTGTGGCTCACGTTGAAGCTGGCGTTCCAAAGCATGATCTGCGCCGTGTTGCTGGCGATTCCCGTCGCGTTGGCGATGGCGCGCACCAAGTCGCGGCTCGCGCGGCGGCTGTTGCTGGCGGGCGTGCTGCTGCCCTTGCTCGTCAATCTGCTGCTGCAAGGTTATGGCTGGCTGATCATTCTCGGTCCGGCCGGCCTGCTCAATCATGCGCTGCTCGGCAGCGGCCTGGTCGAGCGCCCGGTGATGTGGCTGTATCGCGAACACGGCGTGTTGCTCGGGTTGATTCAGACGGCGTTTCCGCTGGCCGTGCTGCCGTTGTCGAGCGCGATGCGCGCGGTCTCGGGCTCGTATGAAGAAGCCGCGGCCACGCTCGGCGCGACGCGCGGGCAAACACTGCGTCACGTGTTGCTGCCGCTCGCCATGCCGGGTCTCGTGTCCGGCGCGTTGCTCGTGTTCGCCTACAACGCCAGCGCATTCGCGGTGCCCCTGCTGCTCGGCGGACGCCGTGTGCCGATGCTCGCCGTGCTGGTCCACGACCAGGTCGCGCCCCTGCTGAACTGGCCCGCCGCTTCCGCATCGGGCGTCGTATTGATGATCGCGACGCTCACCGTGATGGCGCTGTCGCAGCGTCTCGTGCGCCGTACGCAACGTCTTGCCGAGGAGCCTCACGCATGA